Part of the Candidatus Falkowbacteria bacterium genome is shown below.
AACGATTATTTCCAAAAACAAAAATGGAATTGGAACAGCAAAAGCCATAATCGCTGACATTGATGCTAATAAAACTTCACCGGCAAAAATATTACCGAACAAACGAAAAGAAAGGCTAGCTACCTTAGCTAATTCACCAATTATTTCAACCAAACCAACAAAAGCCTTGATTGGATTAACCAATAAAACAGTTGGATCTTTGAAAACTTTTTTAGGAATTTCTAAAAAGGCTTTTATGTTAATAAACTTATTGAGATAGTTCCAAGCACCAACGGCGACTACTCCAAAAATATGGCTAGCAACCACAGCTAAACTAGCTAAAGCTAAGGTTGTGTTTAAATCAGCTGTACCGCCGCGCAAAAATGGAACAAAAACATTTTCACCATGTTCAGAAACAATTTTTCCAAACGCACCAACGCCAGGCATTATTCCCATCCAGTTGTTAATCAAAATCAAAAAGAAGAAACTCATAACAAAGGGGGCGAGAGATATGGACTTTTCTCTTGAGTTAGTAACGGAGTCAAACAATTCCAAGAATTTATCTACTACCATCTCCATTATATTTTGTAATTTGCCCGGAATAGTCTTAACACTTAACTTAAAACTCACACCAATCACTATAATAATAAATAGAGCAATCCAAGAAGTAAGCAAAGAATTAGTTACCGTAAAACCACCAAGCTCAAAAATAGGTTCAGCATAAAGCGTATGTTCGGTTACAAGTTCTGTTTGATTTTCTGTATTAGCTAGCTCGGACATAACTATTTAGGAATAATTTTTTTAAATTCACTTTTGGCCTGTACAATCAAACCGATCATCGAAACAATAAAGGCTATACCTATAACAATCAAAAACCATTTACTTCCCGAATTATAACGTCGATCAAGCCAGCGACCTAGAAAAACTCCAACAATTAAGGGCAAAATCACCCAACCAGACAAACGACTAAAAATATTCAATGGTTCTTGCCACCAAACATTAGCTAGAGGCTTTGGTTTTTTGTCTAAATTATCCATGTGGAAAATAAAAACAAGGGCGGAAAATGTCCTTGGTTTTCAATAGAAGCCCAAAATGACTCCCGCTAGGGATTATATGGCATTTTTTCATCTAGGTCAAGGATAAAAATCCTTAGTTATCCACTATTTTAGCTAATTTATGCTATATTTTTATATGTATTGACAATAACTATATTATATGATATAATAAGCTCATCAAACTAAAACACCCTAAACCTAGGGTAGAAAGGAACCATATAAATGGAAGTTAAAATTATAAAGATTTCCGATAATTACTTTCTTATTAACAACGGAATAGATATATTTGAAGCCAAGGTAAACAAAGACCTGTCTTCTACCCCGGAATACTCTTACAAAAATAAAGATGATTGGGGAAAAGCATTAAAAAATAACTCTGCGGAAGATATTGAATCTAATCCAGAGTTAATATCTCTCTATAACAAAATTATAGACGATATAGATATAAATTTTGAAACTCAGTCTGAATTTGAATTTAAAAAAGGCATGACTGAGCATCGTATCTGAAAATATAATATTTTTCAGAAGGAGCAGGATCTAGGTTCTGCTTTTTTGGTATCCAATTATTACTCCGACCTCACCCTCTTCCCCTCTCCATCTTTGATGGAGAGGGGTGTCTTGTATTCACGTAAACACTAGTATGAATAAGTTATACAGGCTAAAAACTATTTCGGTATTAAAAGAGCCAAGGGGTTTGGGGGCCGAGTTGAGCGCCGTGATTGGTAATATAAAGGGTAAACAATGATAACAGCGAATAAAGGCCCCCCAAACTTTTGTTAATTTGGTAATACAAAAGTAAGCCCCGCGGCAGCGTTATAAATATAATATTTTGATTAATAAAAAGCTAAACACAATGGTGCTTAGGTGAAAAGTAGACTGAGGATAGGGTTGGTTAGATTAGCGAATTTTAAACAATCTCTTAGCATTAGCCGTGGTCATGTTTGCGATATAATCCACATCAACGCCGCGAATTTCGGCCATGCGTTGTGCCACATATTTTACTAAAACTGGTTCATTGCGTTTACCTCGATATGGCTCAGGTGTCATATAAGGCGCATCAGTCTCAATCATTAACTTATCATCTGGTACCTTACGAATTAAATCATCCCAGCGTTGGCTAAAAGTAATTAAGCCAGTAAAAGAAATAATTAAGCCTAGATTAAAATATTGCCAGGCCATATTTTCATCACCCGAAAAACAATGGACCACTCCCCAAGGACGATCTTTGGGCATTAATGTTTTATATTCTTTTTTAAAATCAGTCAGTAGCGGCAACAAATCATCATGTGCCTGACGACAATGAATTAAACTAGGCAAATCAAAACGGCGAGCCAGTTCTAATTGTTTAACTAGAACTTCTTTTTGTGTTTTCTTTTTTAATTCAATATCAGAATCTAATTCGCGCCAAGCATAATCCAAACCAATTTCTCCGATCGCAACAGTTTTAGGAAATTTAGTTAGCATGGCATACATGTCATATGAAAATTTTTCTGCGACCACTGTTTTAGAAACTCCATTCTCCTCTTCAACAGAAAAAAGTTCGGTTGGATGAAGACCGACTGAAGCATAAACGCTAGATTGATAACGGTTAGCAATCTCAATTGCCTTCTTTGATGTTTTATAATCAGTACCAACAATAATTACAGAAGTGTTATCTGCTAAACTGCGTTTAATAACCGTATCAACGTCGTTATTAAAAACTGAATCATTTATATGACTATGAGTATCAAAGAGTTCCATGTTTTAGAATAGTGATTGTAAGCGACTTATGAGCTTTGGAATACAAGGCACAATAACTTTAGAAACATCAACTAGGCGCGGCGCTAAACTCGAACTATCGAGCCAATGATTTAAGAAGCTTGTATTAGGCAAATGACGATCAAATAAATAAGCAACAATACCTAATATAAAAATTCCTTCAGCTAGACCAAAAACTAAACCTAAAATTCGATTGGCGGTTTTTAATAGCGGGATAATAGAAATAACCTTAAAGGCTTGTTCTAATAAAACAAACAGCCAACTAATTAAACGACTAACAATTCCAAAGCAAATAATAAAGACTATTACTTTGCCTGTGGTTGGACTAAGTGGTAAGAAACGATCAAGCCAATTAAAAACCGGAATATAAAAACGTGAAGCAAGATATGCTCCAGCTAAAAGACCGACTAAATTTCCAACAACTTGTATGAAGCCAAAGAAAAATCCATACCAGACAAAGCCGGTTAAAATAACAATAACAGCAACATCAAACCAAGCCATATGTTTTAAATTCGTTCTTTTCGTTCACGAACGTATTTGGTCCATTCTTCAGCAATATCTACCAATATCTTAAACGGGGCTTCAATAATAAAGTCTAGAACAAACACAAAAATATTAATTTGAGCAAAGCGACCACTTAACCATTTTCCAGTCGCCACAATTGGGGTTGAAAAGAAATCAAGCACAAAACGGAAGAAAGTATCACGTGACTCTACTACTATCCATTCTTTGGCGCCGCGACGAACACGAATAATAAAGAAACTAACAAAGGCCAAGAAGAATAAGAAAATTGTTGTACTGACCCAACTAAAATGAATCTTGGTCAAAAACCAGATAATTAAGCCAAAGGAAATAAAGAAAGTAACACCATAGAGAATTCCAAATATTACGTTGGCGACTGGGCGGCGACCAATTGGTTTACGCAAAGTAATTTTATCTTCGCGGCGACGTTCAACAAAAACAATATCTTCAATACCAGCAACAATTTTTTTAGTATTGTCATCCCCTGGTAAACCAGTAACAGCAACAGAAAAGAATAATAAAGCTGCTGGGAAAGATACGTTCACTAAAAGAATAAAAGGATTAACCATTGAACCAAAAAATGCGGCAGCTGGTATTTCTAAAAGCACGGCAAAAATTGATTTAGTTAAGAGAATGTAAATAATACTGCGCCAGGCTGCCTGCCACAACTTTTTCTTTGCCCTAGTATAACGCTTTGTGCAATGACTTTTTATACGACGGACAAAAGCTTTAGGGTCATCAAAAAACTCATCATAAACTTCAGTTGGATCTTCAACAATAACATCCTTCAAAATATTAAAGTAAACCGTGTAAGGTAAAATTACTTTATTTAATTGAGCAGTTAAGGGATGAGCAAGCTGGGTATCAATCAATTGGCGCAAAGAAGAAAAATTCTTTGCCACCTGTTTAATTAAAGCCGGACTAGCACTAGACCAATCAGCGTTAAAATAATTTATCAGGATGAGTGATAGCATGTCATCATCAAATTTCAAAAAGGAGCGATGGATTGCTAAATATAGCTGAATTTGCAAATCACTTTCATAAGGCAGAGATTCTGGCAACTTCAATCTTTTCTCTAGCATATCGTACATAACTTTCATGACAGTCTTCGAAACTTCGTCTGGTACAATATCTTGTTCAATTTCAACCGCCGCCAGACCAACTAACCAAGTCGTGGCGTCAAAACCTTTAGCTGATTTTTGTTTTTTATTAGAACCAAAAAAATTAATGTTTTCTACCGCACCGCTAGCCGCTAAACTACGCAAAGTAAAATACTTGTCGATAATAACCGCTACTTCATCAACTTTAGTTTCAGGCAAAGAATTGTTTGGCAAGTAACCGGCTCTAATTAATTCTACTAAAAGATGTTGTGCTGCTTCATGACTATCAACACGGGAAAACTTCATTGGATTTTCAATAATAAGCTGACGCTTCAAAATTCTCTCAATCGCATCCTTACGCAATAAATGTTCTTCTTGATAATGAACTGCGTTACGAATCTTTTCATAGAAAAAAGACATCTTAGAGATAACATCGCTAACACGGATTTTAGTTATTCTTTCATCAGTTGCATCGTTCGGTTTAGACTGAGAACGATAAATCGCTTGAAATATCTTTTTAGCACCAGGCGTAACAGTTAAAACCGTTGCCTCTTCGGCGCGTTTAATGGTTGGAGAATTCATATATAGAAATAAAGCTCTATCTTCAGTTTACACTAGTAAGAAAAGCATGGTCAATTATTTAGCTGCAATTGCTTGCCAAGTGCCATTAATAATGGCTAATTGACCCTTAACAGTAAAGCCAGAGGCTAAAACATGTCCGCCGCCGCCAAATAGACGAGCTAAACGAGCCACATCAACTGTTTTATCAATCGAACGCAAACTACCTCTAATTAAACCCTTGCTTTCATAAAGCACCATAACCACTCTGGCCTCATTAAGACTAGATAAGAAACTAGAAATACCATCAATCACGCTTTCGTCAGCCTCGTGTTCTTTAAAATCAACTTCAGTTAAAACCGTATAAACTAAACCGAATTTTTTATTTCGAGTTAAGCGCGATAAAGCCCGTCCCCAAATTCGCAAACCAGCTAAGGTTTTTGTCTTAGCTGTGCTATTGGCAATTTTAGTTAAGCTAGCGCCACGAGTAATAATAGAAGCTGCGGCTGAAATTGTGTCATTAGTTGCTGTCGCGTGAATAAAATGGCCAGTGTCAGTTACAATACCAGTTAAAAGTGATTGCGCCATTGTTGGGTCAACTTCTAACTTCATAAAAGAAGCTAAGCCAAACAAGACTTCGGTAGTGGAAGCGGCTTCAGGCAGACGTAATTCACAATCAGATAATTTACGATTGCTTGGATGATGATCAATCTCTAAAAACAACTGATCTTTGCGACGATTAAAAATTTCTGTTTCCAAATTAGTTCTGCCCGGTGTAGCACAATCAAGACTAACCAATAAATCATAATCAGCTAAATTTATTTTTGTTTTATCAGTTATAATATCTGTCCAGCCACGCAAAAAACCAAGGCTGGCTGGCAAGGGGCCAGCGCAATACATTGTACAATCTTTATTTAACTTAGAAATAAGTTCGTTAAAAAAACATAAAGAACCCAAGGCATCACCATCTGGATTTATGTGAGTTATTGCTAAAACACGACGCGCCGACTTTAGATGGCCGGCGACAAGACTATAACTATTGTTTTTTAACTCATTAACTAAACTCATGATTGTAAATCTCTAATTACATTATCAATTTCTGTAGCATTAGATGGACGTTCGTCAAACATCCAAACAAAAGTTGGTACATGATGAAACTTAACACGGCGTCTTAAATCATGCGCTAGGCCGCTAGAAATACTTCTTAATTTTTTTAATGCAGTTCCGGCAAACTTTTCTGGCAAAACAGAAACGTAAATTTTTGCTTCATTCAAATCAGCCGTGCACTGAACATCAGTTACGGTTATTAAACAACCATCAAT
Proteins encoded:
- a CDS encoding F0F1 ATP synthase subunit A is translated as MSELANTENQTELVTEHTLYAEPIFELGGFTVTNSLLTSWIALFIIIVIGVSFKLSVKTIPGKLQNIMEMVVDKFLELFDSVTNSREKSISLAPFVMSFFFLILINNWMGIMPGVGAFGKIVSEHGENVFVPFLRGGTADLNTTLALASLAVVASHIFGVVAVGAWNYLNKFINIKAFLEIPKKVFKDPTVLLVNPIKAFVGLVEIIGELAKVASLSFRLFGNIFAGEVLLASMSAIMAFAVPIPFLFLEIIVGLIQALIFAMLVLIYVSISTTAEEH
- a CDS encoding AtpZ/AtpI family protein, giving the protein MDNLDKKPKPLANVWWQEPLNIFSRLSGWVILPLIVGVFLGRWLDRRYNSGSKWFLIVIGIAFIVSMIGLIVQAKSEFKKIIPK
- a CDS encoding TatD family hydrolase — its product is MELFDTHSHINDSVFNNDVDTVIKRSLADNTSVIIVGTDYKTSKKAIEIANRYQSSVYASVGLHPTELFSVEEENGVSKTVVAEKFSYDMYAMLTKFPKTVAIGEIGLDYAWRELDSDIELKKKTQKEVLVKQLELARRFDLPSLIHCRQAHDDLLPLLTDFKKEYKTLMPKDRPWGVVHCFSGDENMAWQYFNLGLIISFTGLITFSQRWDDLIRKVPDDKLMIETDAPYMTPEPYRGKRNEPVLVKYVAQRMAEIRGVDVDYIANMTTANAKRLFKIR
- a CDS encoding CvpA family protein, with amino-acid sequence MAWFDVAVIVILTGFVWYGFFFGFIQVVGNLVGLLAGAYLASRFYIPVFNWLDRFLPLSPTTGKVIVFIICFGIVSRLISWLFVLLEQAFKVISIIPLLKTANRILGLVFGLAEGIFILGIVAYLFDRHLPNTSFLNHWLDSSSLAPRLVDVSKVIVPCIPKLISRLQSLF
- a CDS encoding DHH family phosphoesterase, whose protein sequence is MSLVNELKNNSYSLVAGHLKSARRVLAITHINPDGDALGSLCFFNELISKLNKDCTMYCAGPLPASLGFLRGWTDIITDKTKINLADYDLLVSLDCATPGRTNLETEIFNRRKDQLFLEIDHHPSNRKLSDCELRLPEAASTTEVLFGLASFMKLEVDPTMAQSLLTGIVTDTGHFIHATATNDTISAAASIITRGASLTKIANSTAKTKTLAGLRIWGRALSRLTRNKKFGLVYTVLTEVDFKEHEADESVIDGISSFLSSLNEARVVMVLYESKGLIRGSLRSIDKTVDVARLARLFGGGGHVLASGFTVKGQLAIINGTWQAIAAK
- a CDS encoding ribosome-binding factor A codes for the protein MSRVDQVNNLLREEIALNLNRHLIIDGCLITVTDVQCTADLNEAKIYVSVLPEKFAGTALKKLRSISSGLAHDLRRRVKFHHVPTFVWMFDERPSNATEIDNVIRDLQS